TGACCATATATTGAGAGAGagcacagcatttatttatttatttatttttggtacATGTCAATATTCTTCATTGTAAGTCAAATGTTATTATATGTTATCaaatgttattgttattatatgcTGGTTATATTTGCCCACATAATCCACATACTGTTACatagttttttttctctctcatatatgctcatatttttaattgaaatgtaAATCTTTGCCTAATGCCCCATGATGACAGAGTTTACTTTAATGTGGGCCATATTTCTATTGCTTATGTTATAGAATATCAATTGATAGCAGATATCCTGAGATTTAATTCATTAAGCATTGTCAgaattcaatttatttttaactatAGGACAACTTATGTAAAGTTGTGGTACAGCTTACCCCACTCATTTCTGTGTTATCTTCTATTAACAGGTCACAGTTTCTTAGTTTTTCTTTACCAATttaataaccttttttttttttttttttttttgcttcagtaGTTTATTAAATGGCATAACTAATGAAATGTTATTAATTATAAAGAATTGATACTGTTAATAATGATTGTGGATGCAACATAGCATCATGTCACATCGCAAGAATTGTCCCAAAATTACTATACAGATAAATACTTATATATGTATTGATATGCTGATAAAACGTACTACAAAGCAAgtgattaacatttttgtttgcatttaaGGATATGACTATGAGGTCCTGCCTCCTAGAAACGTGCCTGATGCCTCAATGGCTTTTCCCCTTGGAAGTAAAAGAAGCTATGCGGACTCTGAAGATGAGGGATCGTCCTGTCCGAAACGAGTGAAACTCATTGAAGCCCCAATGCCAAAGACAGCTGCAGCCAGTAGTGATGGATTTACGTATATGGGTAACTATTGTGTACTGTAGTCTTATTGGAGTTCAtggaaattttaaatttaaaccaAAACAGAATTAGTAGACCAATATTAAcgttgcactttttttttttattaaaatttttttcccactgtaaaattaaatgagctatgcttcttttttttcaggTGATGCTGTAGTGGTGTACACTGATGGCTGTTGCTCATCCAATGGGAGACAAGGAGCACGTGCAGGAATTGGTGTATATTGGGGTCGTGATCATCCACTGTAAGTCATCTGTGATTAATGGCATTCTGGAAAAACAAACAGTGCAACTTCAGAGAACAATGCTTTTATTTaaccttaatttttttaatttctcagtAATGTGGCTGAGAGGCTTCCAGGGAGGCAGACCAACCAAAGAGCAGAATTGCAGGTAAGAATTATGAGGTGCTCAAACAGAGTTCTTTCTTATTCCGTGTTATTGATAACTGTATCATTAAACATTTCATCACAGGCTGCTTGCAAAGCACTCGAGCAGGCCAGAGAAAGGAATTTTAAAAAGGTTGTGCTATACACGGACAGCAAGTTCACCATTAACGGTATGCATTCCCTGCTTTCTCTTCAAAAACTACTGAAAGTGTCTACTCTTGTCATGAATCAAtatagtacttttttttttttttttttactgctattatttatatattaagtaATGTGTgggtgtatatataatatatatatatatatataatataatataatatgattttTTGCTTTCCAAAGGTGTCACCAGTTGGGTAAAGACCTGGAAGTCTAATGGCTGGAGACTTAAAAATGGTGGGGCCGTAGTCAACAAGGAAGACTTTCAAAAGCTGGATAAACTAAATGCAGAACTTGAGGTCGTATGGGTATGTTTTATCTGCACTCACAGTGTTGTACAATATGGCATCTGCTATTCAACTTGTGCGTTTCAAGCATGATGTCCCAACCTTAGTGTATAAACATTCTTTTTGCATGTAAATGTGCAGCTGTAGACTCTTTCAGTTGATCAATTttgataaacacacacaatgagAGATTTCTTGCATCTCTTTGCATAATTTTTGTTAAAGTGCCCACGATGCACACTTCAGCTGAGCCCGCAAGTTTGCAAGCTATGCAGAGGACTTTACCCGGCAGTCAAAGTGGCATTATGTCACGGAAGTGTGGACTCGGAGGAAGACCGTgagggtttagggtgccatttgggattcagccTTATATTTAGCATGTCAGAGTCTACTTCCTACATCCTGTCATGTGCTTGTGCTAGAGTCCCATTCACAAAAGACACACACACCATGTTATTTGGAGTTAAAATGGACAAGGAAACatgtaaaaccatttaaaactcTGATACCCAAATGTACTGTTACATACAGATTGGTAAAACAGGTCCTTTATGTGGCAGTCACAAGCTGATATCTCAGATGATTAAGGATGGAAAGCAAGATCAGAGCAGCTTAACTAATAAGAATGCAGTGATTTATTCATATCCATATTGTCTGAAAGTGATATTCAACTTCCTCTGAATATAGGATATGGATGACAACAGTACCAGTGCCAAATCGATAGTCTTTAGTTAGGTCTTCAGTTGAGACTTTCTACTGTATCCTAATGGCGAATACTGACTCTGTTCAGTATCTGACAAGCAgctgcttttgtatatttgcaCATGTGCAATGTCTGTGTCTGTGATAATGTGGTTATGATGGTGAACGATCCAATGTACTGTACTTGTTgatcaaaatgtttttcttgGTTAAGTATTGATGTTTAACCTGTTGGTTATGTctagtggttctcaaacctgtcctggagtaCCACCAACCCTGTGCATTTTGTATGTCCCCCTCATCTATTACACCTACATTCAATTCatgagctcattagtagagattGCTAGACCTGAAATGAGTGTGTCAGATGTActgagacatacaaaatgtgcagggctggtggtactccaggacaggtttgagaaccactggtctagGATATTTGCTAGATAACTTTAGTAGCACTCTATAATCAAACATAAATACAGCGTcagataaaagaaaaaaataataaattccaTTACAGAGCCCAACTCCAACAACATTaaatcaatatatgtattaaatcTAATCTTTACCTATTGAAGACTATGCCAAAAGactgtcttcttttttttagaaCCGTGACTTCATATAAAAATCAGAATTCATCTGCTCGCTTTCCGATGTTGTCATGGGTGCGTGGCAATGAGCAATAAAACAACATGCATGGCATAGCCAATGAAATCACTGCAAAATATAGAAATGTACCATCTCTCTTATCCTTCATTTCTAGATGCACATACCAGGTCATGCTGGGTATACAGGCAACGAGGAGGCAGACAGATTGTCCAGGGAGGGAGCAGCAAAGCCCCCATGTTAGCACACATTCATTTTATAATGATGTATTATGTTTTAGGTGCCTAGGATGTGTCTCTAGTTTGTTTATCCTTGATGGCTAATGCACTTTTTCCTTTTTATGGTCTTGTTGTGCTAGTGTTGTAATATTGCAAACAACACTAGAAACAAGTTTTATACTTTTCTGAAGATAAAATGCCTATCTGAAATTGTTTGGTTTTGATTGTTCTGTCAATTAAATTGTCATGTTCCTGAGATTGATTCCTGGTACTTATTTTTCCATCCCAGAAACTCTTTTTGCTTATAAGCACTTGGGACATTTTTTGGGTGCATTACAAGTGGCATAAATAATTGTAGTGAGTGTGCCGCCATTAGTTTCCAACATGACTAATATTGTGCCACGGTAATGAATTATTGATCTTTATCTTTGAATGTCGTCTCGCTCTTATTTTCACAAATGTGTTTTCAGTTGAGAAATGTTCATTGCTTCAAAATGCACTAATGCTGAAATGCCTCAACACGAACAGCAGGTGTCACTGCAGTTCACTTGATGGACTAAATTAAGATGGACTAGATCTtatctttacaaaaaaaaaaaaaaaaacatcttcacTTGGGTTACTTGAAGTACTTGTTATTctaattaaattgtttttagtatttttttctgatACCTGGGTATAACTTCATAAAAATGAGCATTTAAACCTATCAAATTGTTTTAAACAGAAGCATTTCTAAAATTTCAAGGAATATTTTACATAAGGttaattagttaactacattagttaacatgaactaataatgaactgcacttatacagcgtTTATTAATctgtgttaatgttaatttcaacatttactaatacattattaaaatcttgttatcattagttaatgcactgtggaCTAACATGaataactgtattttcattagttaacgttaacaaagattagtaaatactgtaacaaatgtattgctcatgattagtttgttagttaatacatgtatctaatgaaccttattgtaaagtgtttttcaCTGTTCACttatcctcatgttgttccaaagctGTATCACTtattttcttctgttgaacccAGGAAGACCATTTTTTTGTCTATACAATGAAAGACCTGTTTATGGGCCTCAAAGTTGATCAAAATACCTTCTTATgagttctgcagaagaaaaaaaggtcagttttgaaatgacatgagggcaacattttcattttcaagtgaactaactctttaacatTGAACATTGAGAGCCCTATTGTTCATTTTCAATGTTCCAGACATTCCCTCTCTGTGTTGTCTTTTTTCTCAAGCTTTATAACTGTACTGTCCGATTCTCTGCTTTAAGCCTGCGTCTAGACAGAAGCCTTGAGTGTTGTCTTAAATACAGATAAGCTGCACAGCAGGCTGAGATGGAGTGGAGACATCTTCTCTTTCATGAAATAAACAGAGGTGAGAATCTCAACACTGGAGCCTTGGTGCGGTCCGTCCTGACCTTCGCTTGCAGGGCTCGGCTCCTCTGAATTCCCGCTGAGATCCAAGACCTTGAGAGCGGGATGTGCGGTCAACAGTTATAGGTCAGGAGACACAGCCTGTCCTTGCCTGGTGAAAACCAGGAGGATTTAGTGCTGGTAACCTTTCGCAGCTCTAGGTTTCTTGAGCCTACCTTGTATGGCAGCTCCTCAGATGTCTACTGAAAGTCTTATTTTGGGTTCTGAAGCTGAAAACTGTCCTCAAGCCTAATGGGGAATGTAGATGAGctcattttgtaatatttatggAAGTTAGTTGTTCCAACTGCTAACATTTAGATCTCATCTGAAGGCTGTTTGATAATCAAACACGGTGATAATTTGTTGGAGATTAAGGGAAGGAGGAGGCACACAAAAACACCCCATCATTACAGCACATCTGGTCTCTGCTCTCTTCAAAAACCATGTCACAGCTGACTCGGGCCCTCAAATCTGGAAGGAAGTGTAGGGGAATTTCCACTAATGAATCCAACAATCACACGATGAGGCCTCTTTGTGCAGGGACTTCAATGGAAACCACATTCGGAGCAGGCACAGCGAGTCACAATCAAAGGCACCGGCAAGCCGTTACCACGGGAGCAAAGCTGCAGCTTGTAACCGAACAGACATCTGTTTCCATGACAGCTGTCTGGAACGGCTTCAGCCTAACTAACTGCTGCCTCAGAACTAGTCTGACTGTTTGATATCTCTTGCGATAAAGACAGAGAAGATTCTGTCAGAAACCCTCGCCGCTTCTTGTTGTGATGCGCTAATGCGAAGAGAGAAGTttgcatttgtgtttattttgttcatctttgaagcTGCCGGTATCAGAGGCTGCAAAATAGTGGAAAGGAGAAGAAACACCCGAGAGAAGTAAACATATGGAGCGAACTACCCCGGTGAGCTCGATGTCGACGGAAGACTCCTTAGAGCGAGGTAGCTTCTGCGAAGAAGGGTACAATAAAGACAAACAACTTAAGTTCAAGTTAAGCTTAAACGACAATATTTGTGGCATAATGCTGATTACAACATGATTTCCACtcttctttctttaaaaaaaataaataaaataaaaaataatctgggTACAGTGAGGCATGTAGGCCTACAATGGAAGTGAAAAGGCCAATCTGTCCCTTACGAAAATTTACCATGGTTTTAAGTACtacaaataaagacaaaaaaaaaaaaaaaaacaaggttaATATAGTTAAACCACAGTAACCACAAATTAGCCATGGTTTTGCTACATTAACCATAGTTAACCATGGTATTTGTTGTAAAACTGTGGTCATACAAATGGTAATCAGTCCCCCCAAAAAACATGGTTACTACACTTTTACTATATAAAAACGGTTGATTTTAGTAAGGTGtagacattaaaggtgctaaagaggatgttttgttttatacatttttgcaatattacttgaaactgtctttactaactgaaaagactatttattaggggcactgaaaggaataatattaatatacatcatctgtgcacgaggtagggccttaaaaacattagccaatcgtttacgccatcatcgcgtaaacgattggccctctggcttgtcaatcactgccgtgacattccttgtgagagagGTGTGCGGATTGGCCCtttggcttgtcaatcactgccatgacgttccttgtgagagacgagcgcggctgcacgctccagtaactttacacactccacaggcgccgcatgcaatgtttttgtccggagacaggagtaacaactgcagattatgagttacctgcggtgagtccgacataatgaatccactaacacgacacaacaaattccggtggtaaacactcgtgttccaatatttgtggcacgagttttgggacgcgttccctcgaaaggaggggtgttgttcttacgcatgcgctcatttcaaaaactcagtaacagtctttgg
This genomic window from Chanodichthys erythropterus isolate Z2021 chromosome 4, ASM2448905v1, whole genome shotgun sequence contains:
- the rnaseh1 gene encoding ribonuclease H1 isoform X3, which encodes MLRLPGFFNVVRRTLCNAAEEMGKKGAFFYAVRKGFKPGVYQTWEECKHQVDKFPSASYKKFASEKDAWAFVRSQSAAASFERPNGYDYEVLPPRNVPDASMAFPLGSKRSYADSEDEGSSCPKRVKLIEAPMPKTAAASSDGFTYMGDAVVVYTDGCCSSNGRQGARAGIGVYWGRDHPLNVAERLPGRQTNQRAELQAACKALEQARERNFKKVVLYTDSKFTINGVTSWVKTWKSNGWRLKNGGAVVNKEDFQKLDKLNAELEVVWNRDFI
- the rnaseh1 gene encoding ribonuclease H1 isoform X1 produces the protein MLRLPGFFNVVRRTLCNAAEEMGKKGAFFYAVRKGFKPGVYQTWEECKHQVDKFPSASYKKFASEKDAWAFVRSQSAAASFERPNGYDYEVLPPRNVPDASMAFPLGSKRSYADSEDEGSSCPKRVKLIEAPMPKTAAASSDGFTYMGDAVVVYTDGCCSSNGRQGARAGIGVYWGRDHPLNVAERLPGRQTNQRAELQAACKALEQARERNFKKVVLYTDSKFTINGVTSWVKTWKSNGWRLKNGGAVVNKEDFQKLDKLNAELEVVWMHIPGHAGYTGNEEADRLSREGAAKPPC
- the rnaseh1 gene encoding ribonuclease H1 isoform X2, which codes for MGKKGAFFYAVRKGFKPGVYQTWEECKHQVDKFPSASYKKFASEKDAWAFVRSQSAAASFERPNGYDYEVLPPRNVPDASMAFPLGSKRSYADSEDEGSSCPKRVKLIEAPMPKTAAASSDGFTYMGDAVVVYTDGCCSSNGRQGARAGIGVYWGRDHPLNVAERLPGRQTNQRAELQAACKALEQARERNFKKVVLYTDSKFTINGVTSWVKTWKSNGWRLKNGGAVVNKEDFQKLDKLNAELEVVWMHIPGHAGYTGNEEADRLSREGAAKPPC